One region of Maridesulfovibrio ferrireducens genomic DNA includes:
- a CDS encoding MauE/DoxX family redox-associated membrane protein gives MSIKSLPRIILGLVFIVACVGKIADPAAFGEIVKNYQILPDVLVMPVAYFLPWLEFVCGALLVCGVLTETATALITAMLVLFIAVLSANLYRGIDVACGCFSTDGSFKSDMVMTIVRDVVLLVFAFLSFRFRKD, from the coding sequence ATGTCTATTAAATCCTTACCGCGTATAATTTTAGGGCTGGTTTTTATTGTCGCATGTGTAGGGAAAATTGCCGATCCGGCTGCTTTTGGCGAGATCGTTAAGAATTATCAGATATTGCCGGATGTATTGGTCATGCCTGTAGCTTATTTTTTGCCGTGGCTGGAATTTGTGTGCGGAGCGTTGCTTGTGTGCGGGGTGCTGACTGAGACTGCAACTGCACTCATTACAGCAATGCTTGTATTGTTTATAGCGGTGCTTTCTGCCAATCTTTACAGGGGTATCGATGTAGCTTGCGGCTGTTTTTCTACTGACGGAAGTTTTAAATCTGACATGGTAATGACCATTGTCAGGGACGTGGTGCTGCTTGTTTTCGCTTTTCTGTCATTCCGGTTTAGAAAGGATTAA
- a CDS encoding rhodanese-like domain-containing protein, giving the protein MKVGKKLVFVFKIFLVCAVSAGLAWSFNSLRPVPPITMQQAEIIEIDGAETLKFFDSNEAVFVDARSDTDFAMGHIPGAVNVPSWAIGIELDGLITSIPKDKMIVVYCDGLSCGKSNIVARKLRDKGFSNLAVYPDGLDGWLSLGRDLEGN; this is encoded by the coding sequence ATGAAAGTCGGAAAAAAATTAGTATTTGTATTCAAGATATTTTTAGTTTGTGCTGTTTCGGCAGGGTTGGCGTGGTCTTTTAATTCGTTACGACCTGTTCCACCAATAACTATGCAGCAGGCAGAAATTATTGAAATCGATGGAGCCGAAACTCTTAAATTTTTTGATTCCAATGAAGCTGTCTTTGTCGATGCCCGAAGCGATACGGATTTCGCGATGGGGCATATTCCGGGAGCGGTCAACGTACCTTCGTGGGCTATCGGAATTGAGCTGGATGGTTTGATAACAAGTATTCCCAAGGATAAAATGATAGTTGTATATTGCGATGGTCTTTCATGCGGGAAAAGCAATATAGTTGCTCGCAAGTTGAGGGATAAAGGATTTAGTAATCTGGCAGTTTACCCTGATGGACTTGACGGCTGGCTCAGTCTCGGTAGAGATTTGGAGGGCAATTAG
- a CDS encoding OFA family MFS transporter has translation MSASITRESRWKIVVGAVLVQLALGGVYAWSVFTPVLHMGGWSKTHTQLVFTAAIVSIAVAMLFSGTLIRRWGPRPLILFGGSTLSAGYLIAGLSGTTSFLPVFLLIGILAGFGIGLGYMVPLVVAMRWFPDRKGLITGVVVAGFGFGVMGWVKLADSWGHLLENIGLSNTFVVYGIIILLLVMIGGRYMVFPEVEAGIKSLNATNCLTRREMLRTPEFYIIFAAYASLAASGLMAVGLMKLYPMELLMNSGVERASASVITGTAMGVFFSLANGLGRISWGAASDKLGRKRSVMLMAATQGCWFLLFPSLAGSEFTLYLGATLIGFNFGGNFALFPTLTADLFGADSVGDNYPVVNLAFGLGGIIGPTLGGVMGDLGDFTMAFTICGFMCFAGSFITLFLKSSVHRFAAEQDYQIEPVSNSSRS, from the coding sequence ATGAGTGCATCTATTACAAGAGAAAGCCGATGGAAGATTGTTGTCGGAGCCGTGCTTGTTCAACTTGCTTTAGGTGGAGTGTACGCTTGGTCGGTTTTTACTCCTGTGCTGCATATGGGAGGCTGGAGCAAAACGCATACACAGCTGGTTTTTACTGCCGCAATCGTGAGTATTGCTGTAGCAATGCTCTTTAGCGGAACTTTAATAAGAAGGTGGGGGCCGCGTCCGCTTATTCTTTTTGGCGGCTCAACTTTAAGTGCCGGCTACCTCATTGCCGGTCTCAGCGGCACCACTTCATTTCTACCAGTTTTTTTGCTTATTGGAATTCTTGCCGGATTTGGTATTGGTTTAGGGTATATGGTACCTCTTGTTGTAGCTATGCGCTGGTTTCCTGATCGCAAGGGGCTGATTACCGGTGTTGTTGTCGCTGGGTTCGGTTTCGGCGTTATGGGGTGGGTTAAGCTTGCTGATTCATGGGGGCATCTGCTTGAGAATATAGGTCTATCCAACACTTTTGTGGTTTATGGTATTATCATTCTGTTGCTTGTTATGATTGGCGGCCGATATATGGTTTTTCCTGAGGTTGAAGCTGGCATTAAATCTCTTAATGCTACAAATTGCCTCACGCGTAGGGAGATGCTTAGAACTCCTGAATTTTATATTATTTTTGCTGCTTACGCGTCTTTAGCTGCTTCGGGGTTAATGGCTGTAGGGCTTATGAAGCTCTATCCTATGGAGTTATTAATGAATTCCGGGGTGGAGCGTGCTTCTGCCAGTGTCATTACCGGAACCGCGATGGGTGTTTTTTTCAGCCTTGCAAACGGACTGGGCAGGATTTCGTGGGGAGCTGCAAGTGACAAGCTCGGCAGAAAAAGATCTGTTATGCTGATGGCTGCGACACAGGGATGCTGGTTTTTGCTGTTTCCGTCGCTTGCGGGAAGTGAATTTACTTTGTATCTCGGTGCAACCCTGATAGGTTTTAACTTCGGAGGAAATTTTGCTCTCTTCCCGACGTTAACCGCAGACCTTTTTGGTGCGGATTCGGTTGGTGATAACTATCCGGTTGTAAATCTGGCCTTCGGGTTGGGCGGGATCATAGGGCCCACACTGGGCGGAGTTATGGGCGATCTGGGTGACTTTACTATGGCGTTTACTATTTGTGGATTTATGTGTTTCGCAGGTTCTTTTATCACTTTATTTTTGAAAAGTTCTGTACACCGATTTGCAGCAGAGCAGGACTATCAAATTGAACCTGTTAGCAATTCAAGTCGCAGTTAA
- the satP gene encoding acetate uptake transporter — MESKLANPAPLGLMGFGMTTVLLNIHNAGFFPISSMILAMGICYGGIAQVIAGIMEFKKGNTFGTTAFISYGFFWLSLVVLIILPKIGWAEATPHAFMAWYLILWGIFTLFMYVGTLKSNKVLQFVFLSLTVLFFLLAARDLTGNAAIGTFAGYEGILCGASAIYLAMAEVLNEVHGRTILPIG, encoded by the coding sequence GTGGAGTCAAAATTAGCAAATCCGGCACCTTTGGGTCTTATGGGCTTTGGTATGACAACTGTCTTGCTTAATATTCATAATGCGGGTTTTTTCCCCATCAGCTCTATGATTCTTGCTATGGGGATTTGTTACGGTGGAATTGCTCAGGTTATAGCCGGTATTATGGAATTCAAGAAAGGCAATACCTTCGGCACCACTGCTTTTATCTCTTATGGTTTTTTCTGGTTGAGTCTGGTGGTTCTTATTATCTTGCCTAAAATTGGATGGGCTGAAGCAACTCCGCACGCCTTTATGGCCTGGTATCTGATTCTGTGGGGTATTTTTACCTTGTTTATGTATGTTGGTACACTCAAGAGTAATAAGGTTTTGCAGTTTGTTTTTCTGTCACTTACCGTATTGTTCTTCTTACTTGCAGCCCGTGACCTTACAGGCAACGCTGCCATCGGAACTTTTGCAGGTTACGAAGGTATACTCTGCGGTGCTTCGGCTATCTATCTTGCTATGGCTGAAGTTTTGAATGAAGTTCATGGGCGAACAATATTGCCTATCGGTTAA
- a CDS encoding cupin domain-containing protein: protein MKAMNVKDVEGIKVAQIPYKGEICEVNGVTIRWLSKSGEDANGQPEYGLRHFTVEPGGEIPAHNHFYLQTVYIEKGSFECFSYDPETDEVAESKICGPGDWVYAESMEPHGMRNMSETESATFLCCICNVYE from the coding sequence ATGAAAGCTATGAACGTAAAAGATGTTGAAGGCATTAAAGTTGCGCAAATCCCTTACAAAGGCGAAATTTGCGAAGTAAACGGGGTTACCATCCGCTGGCTTTCCAAATCGGGTGAAGATGCAAACGGACAGCCTGAGTATGGACTGAGGCATTTTACAGTTGAACCGGGCGGAGAAATTCCCGCACATAATCATTTTTATTTGCAGACCGTGTATATTGAAAAAGGATCGTTTGAGTGTTTCAGTTATGATCCTGAAACCGATGAAGTAGCCGAAAGTAAAATTTGCGGTCCCGGAGACTGGGTTTATGCGGAAAGTATGGAGCCTCACGGCATGAGAAATATGAGCGAAACAGAATCTGCAACATTTCTATGCTGCATCTGTAATGTATATGAGTAG